A region of Cyanobacteriota bacterium DNA encodes the following proteins:
- a CDS encoding DNA repair exonuclease: protein MPRFLHIADVHLGYEMYGSVERSRDFFYALYDALERYAVAERVDFVLIAGDLFEHRYVLPAVLNQAQLCLELLKAADIPVLAIEGNHDHRPHGTKTSWLRYLADWDWLILLEPQEDQAEQGACYSAWSPETKRGGYIDLACGVRVIGSRWYGASAPQSIPLLANSIRQLPTPPPYMVMMFHHGLQGQIARYQGALDPAVLLPLREAGVDYLALGHIHKNYTLDDWIFNPGAIEANSIAESQEECPHGVYLVTMTEQGIQAELKRDYRQRSIVRLDFKVESNWTVEEVVERTIAYVQSHQARTADAIVEVKLHGQVSFNRLDVNVRDLRDQLHQRSGALVLLLRYDLVGTEYDTLSGWDHNAPPPRSAIETRVFTDLLAAHATYRDQADQLARALIDLKEQLLLGRSDLALYRLVEDALISR, encoded by the coding sequence ATGCCTCGATTTCTGCATATCGCAGATGTACACCTCGGCTATGAAATGTACGGTTCTGTTGAGCGGAGCCGTGATTTTTTTTATGCTTTGTATGATGCCCTAGAGCGCTATGCTGTCGCGGAACGGGTGGACTTTGTGTTGATTGCAGGTGACCTGTTTGAACATCGCTATGTGCTACCTGCTGTGCTCAACCAAGCCCAACTTTGCCTTGAGCTGCTGAAGGCAGCAGACATTCCAGTGTTGGCGATCGAGGGCAACCATGACCATCGTCCCCATGGCACAAAGACTAGTTGGCTGCGCTACCTAGCAGATTGGGATTGGCTGATCCTGCTAGAGCCACAGGAAGATCAGGCTGAACAGGGCGCTTGTTATTCAGCTTGGAGTCCTGAAACAAAACGCGGTGGTTACATTGACCTAGCTTGTGGAGTACGTGTAATAGGATCTCGATGGTATGGAGCCTCGGCACCGCAGTCTATTCCGCTATTAGCTAATAGCATTCGGCAGCTACCTACACCACCCCCCTATATGGTGATGATGTTTCACCACGGTCTGCAAGGACAAATAGCCCGCTATCAAGGCGCGCTTGATCCAGCCGTGTTGTTACCGCTGCGAGAAGCTGGTGTTGATTACCTAGCGCTGGGCCATATCCACAAAAACTACACGCTGGATGACTGGATATTTAACCCCGGTGCCATAGAAGCCAATAGCATTGCAGAAAGCCAAGAGGAATGTCCTCATGGAGTATATCTTGTAACCATGACAGAGCAGGGCATCCAAGCGGAACTAAAGCGAGATTATCGTCAGCGATCAATTGTACGCCTAGATTTCAAGGTTGAGAGCAATTGGACCGTCGAAGAAGTAGTAGAGCGAACGATCGCCTATGTGCAGAGTCACCAAGCCCGCACAGCAGATGCCATCGTCGAAGTCAAGCTTCATGGACAAGTGAGTTTTAATCGGTTAGATGTGAATGTCCGAGACCTGCGCGATCAACTTCACCAGCGATCAGGCGCACTAGTGTTGCTGTTGCGCTATGATCTGGTAGGCACTGAATACGATACTCTGAGCGGTTGGGATCATAATGCTCCCCCCCCTCGCTCGGCGATCGAAACTCGTGTATTCACCGATTTACTCGCTGCCCATGCAACCTATCGTGATCAAGCTGATCAGTTGGCCCG
- a CDS encoding CocE/NonD family hydrolase gives MTSVIKETVTMLTRDGVRLDADLYRPAVTGEYPVLLMRQPYGRAIASTVVYAHPTWYAAHGYIVVIQDVRGRGTSQGSFQLFTHEIDDGYDTVNWAAQLPGSNGQVGMYGFSYQGMTQLYAAVHRPTALKTLCPAMIGYDLYADWAYEGGAFCLQANLSWALQLAVETARLADDEATYLKLLAATRNLPLHDPIPALPDIMTQLAQDSFYHDWLREPPDSAYWQRLSPSKLLQGVDLPMLHIGGWFDTFLRGTLNLYQAMASRSHYRQQLVVGPWSHLPWGRKVGAMDYGTLATSQIDRLQLRWFDQFLKGIDTGLLTEPSIALFEMGSNQWCTFDQWPAQASDSHYLASTGLAAIDTNDGKLDDKAVHGAVSDMIVHDPWRPVPALGGHAASPAGSYDRSAIDCRSDVLTYTTPPLETELHLLGTPVAELYCTTDSPSFDLCAVLSEVYPNGAVYNVSQGYVRVEDGRSLVHITLQPTCVCLAAGHALRLSISAACFPAYPVNAGTGKPLSESRLIDARIITVTIHSSSTTPSRLILPKTEDHLESRRLLSQ, from the coding sequence ATGACTTCGGTGATCAAAGAAACGGTTACGATGCTTACCCGCGATGGCGTGCGGCTAGATGCCGATTTGTATCGTCCGGCTGTGACTGGGGAGTACCCAGTTCTGTTGATGCGACAACCCTATGGACGGGCGATCGCGTCAACCGTTGTCTATGCCCATCCTACTTGGTATGCTGCCCATGGCTACATCGTGGTTATTCAAGATGTGCGAGGGCGAGGTACCTCTCAAGGCAGTTTTCAACTCTTCACCCACGAAATTGATGACGGCTACGACACAGTGAACTGGGCAGCGCAACTGCCCGGCAGCAATGGACAGGTGGGTATGTATGGATTTTCCTATCAAGGCATGACTCAGCTCTACGCCGCAGTGCATCGTCCTACAGCTCTAAAGACCCTCTGTCCTGCCATGATAGGCTATGACCTCTATGCGGATTGGGCCTACGAAGGGGGAGCATTTTGCCTGCAAGCTAACTTGAGCTGGGCACTGCAACTGGCAGTAGAAACTGCACGGCTGGCTGATGATGAAGCAACTTATCTCAAGCTGCTAGCGGCTACCCGTAACCTGCCATTACATGACCCTATTCCTGCCCTACCGGACATTATGACCCAACTAGCACAGGATTCTTTTTATCATGATTGGCTGCGGGAACCACCTGACAGTGCTTACTGGCAACGACTATCTCCCTCTAAGTTGTTACAGGGTGTTGATTTACCAATGCTGCACATTGGCGGTTGGTTTGATACATTTCTGCGAGGGACGTTGAACCTGTACCAAGCCATGGCTAGCCGGAGCCACTATCGTCAACAGTTAGTTGTTGGCCCTTGGTCACATCTGCCATGGGGGCGTAAGGTGGGGGCTATGGATTATGGAACTTTAGCCACAAGTCAAATTGATCGGCTGCAACTCCGCTGGTTTGACCAATTTCTCAAGGGCATAGACACAGGTTTGTTGACTGAGCCATCGATTGCTCTGTTCGAGATGGGTAGTAATCAATGGTGTACTTTTGATCAATGGCCTGCTCAAGCAAGCGATAGTCACTATCTTGCTAGCACTGGTTTAGCTGCGATCGACACGAACGATGGCAAACTTGATGACAAAGCTGTCCATGGTGCTGTCTCAGACATGATCGTGCATGACCCTTGGCGACCAGTACCTGCTTTAGGAGGTCATGCTGCCAGTCCAGCGGGGAGTTACGATCGTAGTGCCATCGATTGCCGTAGTGATGTGCTTACTTACACCACTCCACCCCTGGAGACAGAATTGCACTTGCTGGGCACTCCTGTAGCAGAGCTTTACTGCACAACTGACTCACCTAGTTTTGACCTTTGTGCTGTGTTGTCAGAAGTCTATCCTAATGGTGCTGTTTATAACGTCAGCCAAGGCTATGTAAGAGTTGAGGATGGGCGATCGTTGGTTCACATTACTTTGCAACCAACCTGTGTCTGTCTAGCCGCGGGCCACGCGCTACGTCTAAGCATCAGTGCTGCCTGCTTTCCAGCCTATCCTGTCAATGCAGGTACTGGTAAGCCTCTGTCTGAAAGCCGCCTGATTGATGCTCGGATCATTACTGTGACTATTCACAGTAGCAGCACTACCCCTTCCCGATTGATTTTGCCGAAAACAGAAGACCATCTGGAATCCCGCAGATTGCTATCCCAATGA